In one Drosophila pseudoobscura strain MV-25-SWS-2005 chromosome X, UCI_Dpse_MV25, whole genome shotgun sequence genomic region, the following are encoded:
- the AnxB11 gene encoding annexin B11 isoform X1, whose amino-acid sequence MYPFGSGMPYSSHPPTTNEPPPNAAPFGAGWVPPMQQNSPYSSTPPYPPQPSHHQPHQPHQPHQYPPSQHGGYPPYPASSASASASYPYPNSNPYPMTQSHPSPSPSHSHSHNIHQLHGGAQTAPYPYPGAQPATNSPYPTGSGFTPAMTAGYDAGHGHGHGHGQWQGQWHGHEHGHGHAHRSPTAHKEGTPTLFPAQGFDPVKDAHDLRKAMKGFGTDENALINIICRRTNEQRQEIQRQYKTHFGKDLIEDIKSETSGNFEKLLVGLLQPIVDYYCAELNDAMAGIGTDEEVLIEILCTLSNMEIYTIKNQYLRLYGAHLESELKSETSGNFKRLLTSLCTAARDESGRIDPDQAKDDARELLKAGELRVGTDESMFNMILCQRNYAQLKMIFQEYEGMTGHSLEKAIKKEFSGDIMEGLIAIFRCVTNKADYFASRLHKAMAGIGTNDTQLIRVIITRCEIDMSDIKVAFERLYGKSLKSWIKGDTSGHYKHALYALVGEQRSS is encoded by the exons ATGTATCCCTTT GGTTCTGGAATGCCTTATTCATCGCATCCACCTACTACTAATGAGCCACCACCAAATGCGGCACCCTTTGGAGCTGGTTGGGTGCCACCGATGCAGCAGAATTCACCATACTCCTCCACGCCGCCATACCCACCACAGCCAAGCCACCACCAACCCCACCAACCCCATCAACCCCATCAGTACCCACCCAGTCAGCATGGTGGCTATCCACCCTATCCGGCATCATCCGcctccgcatccgcatcctaCCCGTATCCCAACTCCAATCCGTATCCAATGACACAATCGCATCCttccccatccccgtcccatagccatagccataacATTCATCAGCTGCATGGGGGCGCTCAGACtgctccgtatccgtatccagGGGCCCAACCAGCTACCAATTCCCCCTATCCCACTGGCAGTGGATTCACTCCAGCCATGACAGCCGGATACGATGCTGGGCATGGTCATGgtcatggccatggccaatgGCAGGGTCAATGGCATGGGCATGAGCATGGGCACGGGCACGCGCATCGGTCACCCACAGCTCACAAAGAG GGAACGCCCACTCTATTCCCTGCACAAGGCTTTGATCCCGTCAAGGATGCCCACGACTTGCGCAAGGCCATGAAGGGCTTCGGCACGGATGAGAATGCCCTCATCAATATCATCTGCAGGCGTACGAACGAACAGCGCCAGGAGATCCAGCGCCAGTACAAGACCCATTTTGGCAAGGACCTGATCGAGGACATCAAGTCGGAGACGAGCGGTAATTTTGAGAAGTTGCTCGTGGGTCTGCTCCAGCCGATTGTCGACTACTACTGTGCAGAGCTGAACGATGCCATGGCCGGCATTGGCACGGACGAAGAGGTACTCATCGAGATCCTCTGCACGCTATCCAACATGGAGATATACACCATCAAAAACCAGTACTTACGCT TGTACGGCGCACATCTGGAGTCCGAGCTGAAGTCGGAGACATCGGGCAACTTTAAGCGTTTGCTCACCTCGCTCTGCACAGCGGCACGCGACGAGAGCGGTCGCATCGATCCCGATCAGGCCAAGGATGATGCCAGGGAGCTGCTGAAGGCGGGCGAACTACGTGTCGGCACCGACGAGAGCATGTTCAACATGATCCTGTGCCAAAGGAACTATGCACAATTGAAGATG ATATTCCAAGAGTATGAGGGCATGACCGGCCACTCGCTGGAGAAGGCCATCAAGAAGGAGTTCTCCGGTGACATTATGGAGGGCCTGATTGCCATTTTCCGTTGTGTGACCAACAAGGCCGACTACTTTGCCTCGCGTTTGCACAAGGCCATGGCTGGCATCGGCACCAACGACACTCAGCTGATCCGTGTCATCATTACACGCTGCGAG ATTGATATGTCGGACATTAAAGTGGCCTTTGAGCGTCTGTACGGCAAGTCTCTAAAGAGCTGGATCAAG GGCGACACTTCTGGCCATTATAAGCATGCCCTTTACGCACTGGTGGGGGAGCAGCGCTCATCTTAA
- the AnxB11 gene encoding annexin B11 isoform X3, producing the protein MYPFGTPTLFPAQGFDPVKDAHDLRKAMKGFGTDENALINIICRRTNEQRQEIQRQYKTHFGKDLIEDIKSETSGNFEKLLVGLLQPIVDYYCAELNDAMAGIGTDEEVLIEILCTLSNMEIYTIKNQYLRLYGAHLESELKSETSGNFKRLLTSLCTAARDESGRIDPDQAKDDARELLKAGELRVGTDESMFNMILCQRNYAQLKMIFQEYEGMTGHSLEKAIKKEFSGDIMEGLIAIFRCVTNKADYFASRLHKAMAGIGTNDTQLIRVIITRCEIDMSDIKVAFERLYGKSLKSWIKGDTSGHYKHALYALVGEQRSS; encoded by the exons ATGTATCCCTTT GGAACGCCCACTCTATTCCCTGCACAAGGCTTTGATCCCGTCAAGGATGCCCACGACTTGCGCAAGGCCATGAAGGGCTTCGGCACGGATGAGAATGCCCTCATCAATATCATCTGCAGGCGTACGAACGAACAGCGCCAGGAGATCCAGCGCCAGTACAAGACCCATTTTGGCAAGGACCTGATCGAGGACATCAAGTCGGAGACGAGCGGTAATTTTGAGAAGTTGCTCGTGGGTCTGCTCCAGCCGATTGTCGACTACTACTGTGCAGAGCTGAACGATGCCATGGCCGGCATTGGCACGGACGAAGAGGTACTCATCGAGATCCTCTGCACGCTATCCAACATGGAGATATACACCATCAAAAACCAGTACTTACGCT TGTACGGCGCACATCTGGAGTCCGAGCTGAAGTCGGAGACATCGGGCAACTTTAAGCGTTTGCTCACCTCGCTCTGCACAGCGGCACGCGACGAGAGCGGTCGCATCGATCCCGATCAGGCCAAGGATGATGCCAGGGAGCTGCTGAAGGCGGGCGAACTACGTGTCGGCACCGACGAGAGCATGTTCAACATGATCCTGTGCCAAAGGAACTATGCACAATTGAAGATG ATATTCCAAGAGTATGAGGGCATGACCGGCCACTCGCTGGAGAAGGCCATCAAGAAGGAGTTCTCCGGTGACATTATGGAGGGCCTGATTGCCATTTTCCGTTGTGTGACCAACAAGGCCGACTACTTTGCCTCGCGTTTGCACAAGGCCATGGCTGGCATCGGCACCAACGACACTCAGCTGATCCGTGTCATCATTACACGCTGCGAG ATTGATATGTCGGACATTAAAGTGGCCTTTGAGCGTCTGTACGGCAAGTCTCTAAAGAGCTGGATCAAG GGCGACACTTCTGGCCATTATAAGCATGCCCTTTACGCACTGGTGGGGGAGCAGCGCTCATCTTAA
- the AnxB11 gene encoding annexin B11 isoform X2 codes for MFLGSGMPYSSHPPTTNEPPPNAAPFGAGWVPPMQQNSPYSSTPPYPPQPSHHQPHQPHQPHQYPPSQHGGYPPYPASSASASASYPYPNSNPYPMTQSHPSPSPSHSHSHNIHQLHGGAQTAPYPYPGAQPATNSPYPTGSGFTPAMTAGYDAGHGHGHGHGQWQGQWHGHEHGHGHAHRSPTAHKEGTPTLFPAQGFDPVKDAHDLRKAMKGFGTDENALINIICRRTNEQRQEIQRQYKTHFGKDLIEDIKSETSGNFEKLLVGLLQPIVDYYCAELNDAMAGIGTDEEVLIEILCTLSNMEIYTIKNQYLRLYGAHLESELKSETSGNFKRLLTSLCTAARDESGRIDPDQAKDDARELLKAGELRVGTDESMFNMILCQRNYAQLKMIFQEYEGMTGHSLEKAIKKEFSGDIMEGLIAIFRCVTNKADYFASRLHKAMAGIGTNDTQLIRVIITRCEIDMSDIKVAFERLYGKSLKSWIKGDTSGHYKHALYALVGEQRSS; via the exons atgtttttg GGTTCTGGAATGCCTTATTCATCGCATCCACCTACTACTAATGAGCCACCACCAAATGCGGCACCCTTTGGAGCTGGTTGGGTGCCACCGATGCAGCAGAATTCACCATACTCCTCCACGCCGCCATACCCACCACAGCCAAGCCACCACCAACCCCACCAACCCCATCAACCCCATCAGTACCCACCCAGTCAGCATGGTGGCTATCCACCCTATCCGGCATCATCCGcctccgcatccgcatcctaCCCGTATCCCAACTCCAATCCGTATCCAATGACACAATCGCATCCttccccatccccgtcccatagccatagccataacATTCATCAGCTGCATGGGGGCGCTCAGACtgctccgtatccgtatccagGGGCCCAACCAGCTACCAATTCCCCCTATCCCACTGGCAGTGGATTCACTCCAGCCATGACAGCCGGATACGATGCTGGGCATGGTCATGgtcatggccatggccaatgGCAGGGTCAATGGCATGGGCATGAGCATGGGCACGGGCACGCGCATCGGTCACCCACAGCTCACAAAGAG GGAACGCCCACTCTATTCCCTGCACAAGGCTTTGATCCCGTCAAGGATGCCCACGACTTGCGCAAGGCCATGAAGGGCTTCGGCACGGATGAGAATGCCCTCATCAATATCATCTGCAGGCGTACGAACGAACAGCGCCAGGAGATCCAGCGCCAGTACAAGACCCATTTTGGCAAGGACCTGATCGAGGACATCAAGTCGGAGACGAGCGGTAATTTTGAGAAGTTGCTCGTGGGTCTGCTCCAGCCGATTGTCGACTACTACTGTGCAGAGCTGAACGATGCCATGGCCGGCATTGGCACGGACGAAGAGGTACTCATCGAGATCCTCTGCACGCTATCCAACATGGAGATATACACCATCAAAAACCAGTACTTACGCT TGTACGGCGCACATCTGGAGTCCGAGCTGAAGTCGGAGACATCGGGCAACTTTAAGCGTTTGCTCACCTCGCTCTGCACAGCGGCACGCGACGAGAGCGGTCGCATCGATCCCGATCAGGCCAAGGATGATGCCAGGGAGCTGCTGAAGGCGGGCGAACTACGTGTCGGCACCGACGAGAGCATGTTCAACATGATCCTGTGCCAAAGGAACTATGCACAATTGAAGATG ATATTCCAAGAGTATGAGGGCATGACCGGCCACTCGCTGGAGAAGGCCATCAAGAAGGAGTTCTCCGGTGACATTATGGAGGGCCTGATTGCCATTTTCCGTTGTGTGACCAACAAGGCCGACTACTTTGCCTCGCGTTTGCACAAGGCCATGGCTGGCATCGGCACCAACGACACTCAGCTGATCCGTGTCATCATTACACGCTGCGAG ATTGATATGTCGGACATTAAAGTGGCCTTTGAGCGTCTGTACGGCAAGTCTCTAAAGAGCTGGATCAAG GGCGACACTTCTGGCCATTATAAGCATGCCCTTTACGCACTGGTGGGGGAGCAGCGCTCATCTTAA
- the AnxB11 gene encoding annexin B11 isoform X4 gives MFLGTPTLFPAQGFDPVKDAHDLRKAMKGFGTDENALINIICRRTNEQRQEIQRQYKTHFGKDLIEDIKSETSGNFEKLLVGLLQPIVDYYCAELNDAMAGIGTDEEVLIEILCTLSNMEIYTIKNQYLRLYGAHLESELKSETSGNFKRLLTSLCTAARDESGRIDPDQAKDDARELLKAGELRVGTDESMFNMILCQRNYAQLKMIFQEYEGMTGHSLEKAIKKEFSGDIMEGLIAIFRCVTNKADYFASRLHKAMAGIGTNDTQLIRVIITRCEIDMSDIKVAFERLYGKSLKSWIKGDTSGHYKHALYALVGEQRSS, from the exons atgtttttg GGAACGCCCACTCTATTCCCTGCACAAGGCTTTGATCCCGTCAAGGATGCCCACGACTTGCGCAAGGCCATGAAGGGCTTCGGCACGGATGAGAATGCCCTCATCAATATCATCTGCAGGCGTACGAACGAACAGCGCCAGGAGATCCAGCGCCAGTACAAGACCCATTTTGGCAAGGACCTGATCGAGGACATCAAGTCGGAGACGAGCGGTAATTTTGAGAAGTTGCTCGTGGGTCTGCTCCAGCCGATTGTCGACTACTACTGTGCAGAGCTGAACGATGCCATGGCCGGCATTGGCACGGACGAAGAGGTACTCATCGAGATCCTCTGCACGCTATCCAACATGGAGATATACACCATCAAAAACCAGTACTTACGCT TGTACGGCGCACATCTGGAGTCCGAGCTGAAGTCGGAGACATCGGGCAACTTTAAGCGTTTGCTCACCTCGCTCTGCACAGCGGCACGCGACGAGAGCGGTCGCATCGATCCCGATCAGGCCAAGGATGATGCCAGGGAGCTGCTGAAGGCGGGCGAACTACGTGTCGGCACCGACGAGAGCATGTTCAACATGATCCTGTGCCAAAGGAACTATGCACAATTGAAGATG ATATTCCAAGAGTATGAGGGCATGACCGGCCACTCGCTGGAGAAGGCCATCAAGAAGGAGTTCTCCGGTGACATTATGGAGGGCCTGATTGCCATTTTCCGTTGTGTGACCAACAAGGCCGACTACTTTGCCTCGCGTTTGCACAAGGCCATGGCTGGCATCGGCACCAACGACACTCAGCTGATCCGTGTCATCATTACACGCTGCGAG ATTGATATGTCGGACATTAAAGTGGCCTTTGAGCGTCTGTACGGCAAGTCTCTAAAGAGCTGGATCAAG GGCGACACTTCTGGCCATTATAAGCATGCCCTTTACGCACTGGTGGGGGAGCAGCGCTCATCTTAA